The Mycoplasmopsis gallinacea genome includes a window with the following:
- a CDS encoding NUDIX hydrolase, translating into MKKAKHIQEYKVLYQNEWLSLHQTCKGFVYAQRKGINSIASLVFKKENNDFYFLIRKQLLPNLVLEEKPEDFLYPSCITGTIEEGDAPLETALRETFEEGGIYLGSSHLRASGKYIATTQSNEVVYTFVFEKTSEVVQTEPQNDGSYFEQISKNEWVPLQKLKDILQNALCHSSLYNAYLLFIDNVMHK; encoded by the coding sequence ATGAAAAAAGCTAAACACATTCAAGAATATAAAGTGCTTTACCAAAATGAGTGACTTTCTTTACACCAAACTTGCAAAGGATTTGTGTATGCTCAGCGCAAAGGGATTAATAGCATTGCTTCATTAGTATTCAAAAAAGAAAATAATGATTTTTACTTTCTAATTAGAAAGCAACTTCTTCCTAATTTAGTCTTAGAAGAAAAACCTGAAGACTTTCTATATCCTTCATGTATCACCGGTACAATTGAAGAAGGTGATGCTCCTTTAGAAACTGCTCTTAGAGAAACTTTTGAAGAAGGTGGAATATATTTAGGAAGCTCACATCTTAGAGCAAGCGGAAAATATATTGCAACTACACAAAGCAATGAAGTAGTTTATACTTTTGTTTTTGAAAAAACAAGTGAAGTTGTTCAAACTGAACCCCAAAACGATGGTTCATACTTCGAACAAATTAGTAAAAACGAGTGAGTACCCTTACAAAAATTGAAAGATATTTTGCAAAACGCTTTATGTCATTCATCCCTATATAATGCTTATTTATTGTTTATAGACAACGTTATGCATAAATAA
- a CDS encoding ribose-phosphate pyrophosphokinase produces the protein MNKSNTILFGMNNTEKLAEKVSEIVGIPLSKVEKTVYADGEFMLVADKTVRDHDVFIVASTSRPVNDNIMELLLFIDSLKRASARSITVCLSYYGYARQDRKASGRQPIGAKLVADLLQTAGATKVICVDLHNPSIQGFFNIPVDDLKGQYPLAKVLKETHETFTVVSPDHGGTVRARKLAELIADTVKICIIDKRRTGVNQTEVMGLIGDINNQNAVIIDDIIDTGGTILKAADTLKKEGAKKIIICATHGIFTKGFDVFENNPNVDKVIITDSIDNTELVKKYSKLQVVSLGDFLGRVIKQSINGESISDVYKELKKELQSI, from the coding sequence ATGAACAAATCAAATACAATTTTATTTGGTATGAACAACACTGAAAAACTTGCAGAAAAAGTTTCTGAAATTGTTGGAATACCTCTTTCAAAAGTGGAAAAAACAGTTTATGCAGATGGTGAATTTATGCTTGTTGCTGATAAAACCGTTAGGGATCATGATGTTTTCATTGTAGCAAGTACATCTAGACCAGTAAATGACAACATTATGGAATTATTGCTTTTTATCGACTCACTTAAAAGAGCAAGCGCAAGAAGCATTACAGTATGTTTAAGTTACTATGGATATGCTCGTCAAGACCGTAAAGCAAGCGGTAGACAACCAATTGGAGCTAAATTAGTTGCTGATCTTCTCCAAACAGCAGGTGCTACAAAAGTTATTTGTGTTGACTTACACAACCCTTCAATTCAAGGTTTCTTTAACATCCCAGTCGATGATTTAAAAGGCCAATATCCACTTGCAAAAGTGTTAAAAGAAACACACGAAACTTTCACAGTAGTTTCTCCAGATCATGGCGGAACTGTTAGAGCTAGAAAATTAGCTGAATTAATTGCTGATACAGTTAAAATTTGTATCATTGACAAACGTAGAACTGGTGTTAACCAAACTGAAGTTATGGGACTTATTGGGGATATTAACAACCAAAATGCAGTTATTATTGATGATATTATTGACACTGGTGGAACAATTTTAAAAGCTGCTGATACACTTAAAAAAGAAGGTGCTAAAAAAATCATTATTTGTGCAACCCATGGAATTTTCACCAAAGGATTTGACGTTTTTGAAAACAACCCAAATGTTGACAAAGTTATCATCACAGATAGTATTGACAACACAGAGCTTGTGAAAAAATACTCAAAACTTCAAGTGGTAAGCTTGGGTGATTTCTTAGGTAGAGTTATCAAACAATCAATTAATGGCGAAAGCATTTCAGACGTTTATAAAGAACTTAAAAAAGAATTACAATCAATCTAG
- a CDS encoding phosphoketolase family protein: MKDKKFFDSKEYLNKIHAWWRAANYLSAGQIYLRNNPLLHEELKADDIKIYPIGHWGTIPGQNLIYAHLNRVINKYDLEMFYIEGPGHGGQVMISNSYLDGSYTELFPEITQDVEGMTRMFKRFSFPGGTASHAAPETPGSIHEGGELGYALSHATGAILDNPQIIAATVIGDGEAETGPLAAGWFSNSFINPVTDGAVLPILHINGGKISNPTLLARKTDEEIKNMLNGFGWDAIFVEGDVFNPEAIHEPMAKAFDEAIEKILKIQAEARQKSADEAKRGIWPVLVVRTPKGWSAPHSFKGEVIEGSFRAHQVPLPVSAENLTYKDELEKWLRSYKPEELFNKDGSFKAEYAEIAPKGNKRMGMHPITNGGVDPKVLELSPWEKFALKFDKPGEIKDQDMVNAGKYFADMIVKNPHNFRAFGPDETKSNRVFEVLKVTKRQWLERVDAELDEAIGPSGRLIDSQLSEHQAEGFLEGYVLTGRHGYFASYESFLRVVDSMLTQHMKWVAKAQKVNWRNDYPSLNVIATSTAFQQDHNGYTHQDPGILGHLADKKPELIREYLPADSNTLLAVLEKAFKERNVINLIVASKQPREQFYNVEEAKELVEKGLKVIDWASTVKDGEEPDVVLVASGTEPNLEMLAAISYLNKEYPSLKIRFVNVVDLLRLRHPSIDPRGLSDEEFDAIFTKDKPVVFAFHGYEGLIRDIFFNRHNHNLKVHGYREKGDITTSFDIRLMSDMDRFHISETVAKAVYKDNDSEFVKQMQNKVKEHKAYIKQYGIDMDEVRYWKWEGVKK; the protein is encoded by the coding sequence ATGAAAGATAAAAAATTTTTCGATTCTAAAGAATATTTAAACAAGATTCATGCCTGATGACGTGCTGCAAACTATTTATCAGCTGGACAAATTTATTTAAGAAACAACCCGCTTTTACATGAAGAATTAAAAGCAGATGATATTAAAATTTACCCAATTGGACACTGAGGAACAATTCCTGGTCAAAACTTAATTTATGCACACTTAAACCGTGTTATTAATAAATATGACTTAGAAATGTTCTACATTGAAGGTCCTGGACATGGTGGACAAGTTATGATTTCAAACTCATATCTTGATGGAAGCTACACAGAACTTTTCCCAGAAATTACTCAAGATGTTGAAGGAATGACAAGAATGTTCAAAAGATTCTCATTCCCAGGGGGAACAGCTTCACATGCTGCACCTGAAACACCAGGAAGTATCCATGAAGGTGGAGAACTTGGATATGCACTTTCACACGCAACAGGAGCTATTTTAGATAACCCACAAATTATTGCTGCAACAGTAATTGGTGATGGTGAAGCTGAAACAGGTCCATTAGCAGCTGGATGATTCTCAAATTCATTTATTAACCCAGTAACAGATGGTGCTGTTTTGCCAATTTTACACATTAACGGTGGTAAAATTTCTAACCCTACACTTTTAGCTCGTAAAACAGATGAAGAAATTAAAAATATGCTTAACGGATTCGGATGAGACGCTATTTTTGTAGAAGGTGACGTATTTAATCCTGAAGCAATTCATGAACCAATGGCTAAAGCATTCGATGAAGCAATTGAGAAAATTTTAAAAATTCAAGCAGAAGCTCGTCAAAAAAGTGCTGATGAAGCAAAAAGAGGAATTTGACCTGTTCTTGTTGTTAGAACTCCAAAAGGATGATCTGCTCCTCACTCATTTAAAGGGGAAGTAATTGAGGGAAGTTTCAGAGCTCACCAAGTTCCGCTTCCAGTTAGTGCTGAAAACTTAACATACAAAGACGAACTTGAAAAATGACTTAGATCATACAAACCAGAAGAGTTATTTAACAAAGATGGAAGCTTCAAAGCAGAATATGCTGAAATTGCTCCTAAAGGAAACAAAAGAATGGGAATGCACCCAATTACAAATGGTGGTGTAGATCCTAAAGTTCTTGAATTATCACCATGAGAGAAATTTGCTTTAAAATTTGATAAACCAGGTGAAATTAAAGATCAAGATATGGTTAATGCTGGAAAATACTTTGCTGATATGATTGTGAAAAACCCACACAACTTCCGTGCATTTGGACCAGATGAAACTAAATCAAACCGTGTGTTTGAAGTGTTAAAAGTCACAAAAAGACAATGACTTGAAAGAGTTGATGCTGAGTTAGATGAAGCAATTGGACCAAGTGGTAGATTAATTGATTCACAATTATCAGAACACCAAGCAGAAGGATTCTTAGAAGGATATGTATTAACAGGAAGACATGGATACTTTGCTTCATATGAATCATTCTTAAGAGTTGTTGACTCAATGCTTACACAACACATGAAATGAGTTGCTAAAGCACAAAAAGTTAACTGAAGAAATGATTACCCTTCACTTAACGTAATTGCTACTTCAACAGCATTCCAACAAGACCACAACGGCTATACACACCAAGATCCAGGTATTTTAGGACACCTTGCTGATAAAAAACCTGAACTTATTCGTGAATACCTTCCAGCTGATTCAAATACTCTTTTAGCTGTATTAGAAAAAGCATTTAAAGAAAGAAATGTAATTAACTTAATCGTTGCTTCAAAACAACCTAGAGAACAATTCTACAACGTAGAAGAAGCTAAAGAATTAGTTGAAAAAGGACTTAAAGTTATTGACTGAGCATCAACAGTTAAAGATGGTGAAGAACCAGATGTTGTGCTTGTAGCAAGTGGTACAGAACCAAACCTTGAAATGCTTGCAGCAATTTCATACCTTAACAAAGAATATCCATCACTTAAAATTAGATTTGTAAACGTTGTTGATTTATTAAGACTTCGTCACCCAAGCATCGACCCACGTGGACTTAGTGATGAAGAATTTGACGCAATCTTCACAAAAGATAAACCAGTTGTATTTGCATTCCACGGATACGAAGGGTTAATTAGAGATATCTTCTTTAATAGACATAACCACAACTTAAAAGTTCATGGATATCGTGAAAAAGGAGATATTACAACTTCATTTGACATTCGTTTAATGAGTGATATGGACAGATTCCACATCTCAGAAACTGTAGCTAAAGCCGTTTATAAAGATAATGATTCTGAATTTGTAAAACAAATGCAAAATAAAGTCAAAGAACACAAAGCTTACATTAAACAATATGGTATCGATATGGATGAAGTTAGATACTGAAAATGAGAAGGTGTTAAAAAATAA
- a CDS encoding TM2 domain-containing protein: MNNGDNFGNGNNFGNGNFNMNNNMNNNMNMGFGGFPQVSRKNRTTLVLLSFFLGGLGVDRFYAGRIGLGICKLIFCVVTFGIWYIIDLILAICGAQRDEYGLPISQW; the protein is encoded by the coding sequence ATGAATAACGGAGATAACTTCGGAAATGGAAACAATTTTGGAAACGGAAATTTCAACATGAACAATAACATGAATAACAATATGAACATGGGATTCGGTGGGTTCCCACAAGTAAGTAGAAAAAACAGAACTACTTTAGTACTTTTAAGCTTTTTCTTAGGTGGTTTAGGAGTAGATAGATTTTATGCTGGAAGAATTGGTTTAGGAATTTGTAAATTAATTTTTTGTGTAGTTACATTTGGTATTTGATATATTATCGACCTTATTTTAGCAATTTGTGGTGCTCAAAGAGACGAATACGGATTACCAATTTCACAATGATAA
- a CDS encoding HAD family hydrolase, whose translation MKKPEIIFVDLDATLLDSKDNYTKVPSKENLEAIERAKKVGIKVVVSTGRGINHETEYIVSKIGDLNYIAWNGAQIIHHNKSIKNFSIEKSVMQDLFNELDKAKASFILNSDPVNHAYVRNIFMKAIMIFTKFTGKPLSAFKNDLDVFKVLVWSPSRKKVHRLWKELSKKFEGKLNVALSGHKDHALEITAPEATKGDAEVFYCNFLGIDPQNAIHIGDSGNDATTQGKIGKAVALGNSVKRYKEIADEIFEHHYKDAAVGLYINKLLDKLERSK comes from the coding sequence ATGAAGAAACCAGAAATAATTTTTGTCGACTTAGATGCGACTTTACTTGATTCAAAAGATAATTACACAAAAGTTCCAAGTAAAGAAAACTTAGAAGCAATTGAAAGAGCTAAAAAAGTAGGTATAAAAGTAGTTGTATCTACAGGTAGAGGAATTAATCACGAAACTGAATACATCGTTTCAAAAATTGGTGATTTAAATTATATTGCTTGAAATGGAGCTCAAATTATTCACCACAATAAATCAATTAAAAACTTTTCAATTGAAAAATCAGTTATGCAAGATCTTTTTAATGAATTGGATAAAGCTAAAGCAAGTTTTATTTTAAATTCAGACCCTGTAAATCACGCTTATGTAAGAAATATTTTTATGAAAGCAATTATGATTTTTACTAAATTTACAGGTAAACCATTAAGTGCTTTTAAAAATGATTTAGATGTTTTTAAAGTTCTTGTGTGATCGCCATCAAGAAAGAAAGTGCATCGTTTATGAAAAGAATTAAGCAAGAAATTTGAAGGGAAGCTTAACGTTGCTCTTAGCGGACATAAAGACCACGCTTTAGAAATTACAGCGCCAGAAGCTACAAAAGGTGATGCAGAAGTGTTCTATTGCAACTTTTTAGGAATTGATCCACAAAATGCAATTCACATTGGTGATTCAGGTAACGACGCTACAACACAAGGAAAAATTGGTAAAGCTGTTGCTTTAGGAAACTCAGTAAAAAGATACAAAGAAATTGCTGATGAAATTTTTGAACATCATTACAAAGATGCTGCAGTTGGCTTATACATTAATAAATTGCTTGATAAATTAGAAAGAAGTAAATAA
- a CDS encoding ribonuclease HII: protein MQRYEQEYWDKNLSIIGLDEVGRGCVAGPMVVAGVIFPINYENSKIKDSKKLTAKQREELFEIIKKDALEVVYAFMSEEEIFNLNPKKASKTGMERCLELIKTKIDLVITDFEKIETKIEQINLVKGDQKSISIAAASIVAKVVRDQYMDNLSSKHPEFGWDRNKGYLTKEHLKAIFVYGITDFHRKNFEPIKSILSTKNNGIN, encoded by the coding sequence ATGCAAAGATATGAACAAGAGTATTGAGATAAAAATTTAAGCATTATTGGCCTTGATGAAGTGGGTCGGGGGTGTGTTGCTGGCCCAATGGTAGTAGCTGGAGTAATTTTCCCAATTAACTACGAAAATAGCAAAATTAAAGATTCCAAAAAGCTTACTGCAAAACAAAGAGAAGAACTTTTTGAAATAATTAAAAAAGATGCACTTGAAGTAGTTTATGCATTTATGAGTGAAGAAGAAATTTTTAATTTAAACCCTAAAAAAGCATCAAAAACAGGAATGGAAAGATGTTTAGAGCTTATCAAAACTAAAATCGACTTAGTTATAACTGATTTTGAGAAAATTGAGACTAAAATAGAGCAAATTAATTTAGTTAAAGGTGATCAAAAAAGCATTAGCATTGCCGCAGCAAGCATTGTAGCTAAAGTTGTTCGTGATCAATATATGGACAATCTTAGTTCAAAGCACCCTGAATTTGGTTGGGATAGAAACAAAGGATATCTAACCAAGGAACATTTAAAGGCTATTTTTGTATACGGAATCACTGATTTTCATAGAAAGAATTTTGAACCCATAAAAAGCATTTTAAGCACAAAAAACAATGGTATAAATTAA
- a CDS encoding energy-coupling factor transporter ATPase → MIKVNNLTFRYRPDDLKPALNNVSFEIKRGEYVAILGHNGSGKSTLSKILVALLKPQKGTIEIDGILYSKENLRKIRQKIGIIFQNPDNQFVGSSVEDDIAFGLENKNMPQNEMKKRVLEYAKRVDMQKHLEKEPENLSGGQKQRVAIASVLALDPEVVIFDEVTSMLDPKGKSRIIEIIKEIQADENKTLISITHDMDEAILADKCLVFAGGELVAAGSPKEILNNKEIIDIAKIDSPFYYRISEKLNGIEPTYNEEELINELCK, encoded by the coding sequence ATGATAAAAGTCAATAACTTAACATTTAGATACCGTCCAGATGATTTAAAACCTGCACTTAATAACGTTAGTTTTGAGATCAAAAGAGGCGAATATGTAGCAATTTTAGGACATAATGGATCAGGGAAAAGTACCTTATCTAAAATACTTGTAGCATTACTTAAACCGCAAAAAGGAACCATCGAAATTGATGGTATTTTATACTCTAAAGAAAACCTTAGAAAAATCAGACAAAAAATTGGAATTATCTTTCAAAACCCTGATAACCAATTTGTGGGTTCAAGTGTCGAAGATGATATTGCTTTTGGACTTGAAAATAAGAATATGCCACAAAACGAGATGAAAAAGCGAGTGTTAGAGTATGCTAAAAGAGTTGATATGCAAAAACACTTAGAAAAAGAGCCTGAAAATCTTAGTGGTGGTCAAAAACAAAGAGTTGCTATCGCTTCTGTGCTTGCTTTAGACCCTGAAGTTGTTATCTTCGATGAAGTTACTTCAATGCTTGACCCTAAAGGTAAAAGTAGAATTATTGAAATTATCAAAGAAATTCAAGCTGATGAAAATAAGACTTTAATTTCAATTACACATGATATGGATGAAGCGATTTTAGCTGATAAATGTTTAGTTTTCGCTGGTGGAGAGCTTGTTGCAGCTGGATCACCAAAAGAAATTCTTAACAATAAAGAAATCATTGATATTGCTAAAATAGACTCGCCTTTTTACTACAGAATTAGTGAAAAACTAAATGGAATTGAACCTACATATAACGAGGAGGAGTTGATTAACGAATTATGCAAATAA
- a CDS encoding energy-coupling factor transporter ATPase has protein sequence MQIKIKNLSHIFSRKTPWEFQALNNVNFEVKQGEYVGVIGQTGSGKTTFIEHLNGLLLPTKGEITWIYDTDIYNKKIKQNEVNTLEVYCSNPKMKNSVRFRYNQYDENKKLIRQNKRFRKIKTLRKNVGIVFQFAEYQLFKATIEEDIIFGPVSLGVPIEEAKKRAEKYIQLVGLPTSYLKRSPFDLSGGQKRRVALAGILAMEPNCLVVDEPTAGLDPVGVKEILDIITDLNENHNVTIINVTHDLDNILARSKRVIIFKDGQIVRDGKPYEILNDVEFLKENNLQPPKLLEFVNKLRNKGINVPQVTTEEELITFLNDYLKSKGVN, from the coding sequence ATGCAAATAAAAATTAAAAATCTTAGTCATATTTTCTCCCGTAAAACACCATGAGAATTTCAAGCTCTAAATAATGTAAATTTTGAAGTTAAGCAAGGTGAATATGTTGGAGTTATTGGACAAACAGGAAGTGGTAAAACCACTTTTATTGAACATTTAAATGGTCTTTTATTGCCTACAAAAGGTGAAATTACCTGAATTTACGATACAGACATTTATAATAAAAAAATTAAGCAAAATGAAGTTAATACTTTAGAAGTTTATTGTTCAAATCCTAAAATGAAAAACTCAGTTCGTTTTAGATACAACCAATATGATGAGAACAAAAAACTTATTCGCCAGAACAAACGTTTCAGAAAAATCAAAACGCTCCGTAAAAATGTAGGAATTGTTTTCCAATTTGCTGAATATCAACTTTTTAAAGCAACAATTGAAGAAGATATCATCTTTGGACCTGTTTCATTAGGAGTTCCTATAGAAGAAGCTAAAAAAAGAGCTGAAAAATACATTCAACTTGTAGGGCTTCCTACCAGTTATTTAAAAAGAAGTCCATTTGACCTAAGTGGTGGGCAAAAAAGAAGGGTTGCTCTTGCGGGGATTTTAGCAATGGAGCCTAATTGTTTAGTAGTTGACGAACCTACAGCTGGACTTGATCCTGTTGGAGTTAAAGAAATTTTGGATATCATTACTGATTTAAATGAAAACCACAATGTTACCATTATTAATGTAACACATGATCTTGATAATATTTTAGCTAGAAGCAAGAGAGTTATCATTTTTAAAGATGGACAAATTGTGCGTGATGGTAAACCCTATGAAATTCTTAATGATGTGGAGTTTCTTAAAGAAAATAACTTACAACCCCCAAAATTGCTTGAATTTGTAAATAAACTAAGAAATAAAGGAATTAACGTTCCACAAGTAACAACAGAAGAAGAATTAATTACTTTCCTTAATGATTATTTAAAAAGTAAAGGAGTTAACTAA
- a CDS encoding energy-coupling factor transporter transmembrane component T family protein, which yields MKSVFGRYIPGDNSFMYRLDPRIKILIAIFYIVFVFISQYFIDMVILLAPLIIVYLFTIKKVRPLISMLKFPIFVSLVILLVNIYSLTNYQVGIKGYYPASFIKFFQGSEQKINIDSATFMINGVLTTLKRGSTYRVEYGISMLTLNKTLSLFLRVYTMILSTTILTNTTRPILLTKALEDLMWPLKFLFVPVHIIAMIISIALRFIPTLLDEAQRIMKAQSSRGVDFKNGNIKEKVVAFTTLIIPLFISSFAKAEDLSNAMETRGYDPYEKRTKYRQLKLKWLDLFVVLFILSLMAFLIVNIINPGLNGGYLPSWYTLLKVV from the coding sequence ATGAAAAGTGTATTTGGTAGATACATCCCTGGTGATAACTCTTTTATGTATCGTCTTGATCCAAGGATTAAAATTTTAATTGCCATTTTCTATATCGTTTTTGTTTTCATTTCACAGTATTTCATTGATATGGTGATTTTATTGGCACCATTAATTATTGTTTATTTATTTACAATTAAGAAAGTTAGACCACTTATTTCAATGCTAAAATTTCCAATTTTTGTATCGTTAGTGATCCTTTTAGTTAACATTTATTCACTTACTAATTATCAAGTTGGAATTAAAGGATATTATCCAGCTTCATTTATTAAGTTCTTCCAAGGTTCTGAACAAAAAATTAATATTGATAGTGCAACATTTATGATTAATGGAGTTTTAACTACTTTAAAACGTGGTAGCACATATCGTGTTGAATATGGAATTTCAATGCTTACTTTAAATAAAACATTATCTCTTTTCTTAAGAGTTTATACAATGATTTTATCAACTACAATTTTAACTAATACAACAAGACCAATTTTACTTACTAAAGCACTTGAAGATTTAATGTGACCGCTTAAATTCTTATTTGTACCAGTGCACATTATTGCGATGATTATTTCAATTGCACTTCGTTTTATTCCAACACTTTTAGATGAAGCGCAAAGAATTATGAAAGCTCAATCATCTAGGGGAGTTGATTTCAAAAATGGTAATATTAAAGAAAAAGTAGTAGCTTTTACCACCTTAATTATTCCGCTTTTCATTTCATCATTTGCTAAAGCGGAAGATTTATCAAATGCAATGGAAACTAGAGGGTATGATCCATACGAAAAAAGAACTAAATATAGACAATTAAAACTTAAATGACTTGATCTTTTTGTAGTCTTATTTATCCTTTCATTAATGGCCTTTTTAATTGTTAATATTATAAATCCAGGTCTAAACGGCGGATACCTTCCTTCTTGATACACCCTTTTAAAAGTTGTATAA